Proteins co-encoded in one Plasmodium coatneyi strain Hackeri chromosome 7, complete sequence genomic window:
- a CDS encoding Variable surface protein Vir7-like protein, which translates to MKLPAAVLSEGDRQKLTSYINFYSKFENSDKSCTCGDDAAKGRLKNGLEEETEVQGCADIIANAACCLSPQNSYSWPTDGKCHFLYFWVGDILLNTCKVTSSLGTIIGKVLHELKKWSELGCTDYKYNSNMDKTIFLNRKAVFDYFVDCGDIKSFIFSNKPKCAAKYGPYLEAIIPIYEDVKRDCEGVSATDPYCEYIKAVFEDNYDPVVLKLQCGTVLRAEGAASSQLVLQSRFVPAPRTEDHGRGDPLSSHSSTTSNGGNGNGATTTAVTGTLGTISLTTLTYLLYKYTSLPSWIRRNTSFFGRNAGRNNNSSSNRSRRKKRRTSNQDFDDLTETSTIGGSTMGSTTDDSNTLYSVPYTTTRPSTRRARSTEQRGRKNVAYHPT; encoded by the exons ATGAAATTACCTGCCGCAGTATTATCG GAGGGAGATCGGCAGAAATTAACgtcatatataaatttttacagTAAATTCGAAAATAGCGATAAATCCTGCACCTGCGGTGATGATGCGGCCAAAGGGCGATTAAAGAACGGTTTAGAGGAGGAAACGGAAGTTCAAGGGTGTGCTGATATAATTGCGAATGCCGCCTGCTGCCTGTCCCCACAGAATAGTTATTCATGGCCCACTGATGGGAAGTGCCACTTCTTGTATTTCTGGGTGGGGGACATACTATTGAATACATGTAAGGTTACATCATCATTAGGAACTATTATTGGGAAGGTATTACATGAATTAAAGAAGTGGTCGGAATTAGGGTGCACGGACTATAAGTACAACAGTAATATGGACAAAACAATCTTCCTTAATCGGAAAGCCGTATTCGATTATTTCGTAGACTGCGGTGACATAAAATCATTCATATTCTCTAATAAGCCTAAATGTGCTGCTAAATATGGCCCTTATTTAGAAGCCATTATTCCAATATATGAAGATGTAAAGAGAGATTGTGAGGGAGTTTCTGCCACTGATCCATATTGTGAGTACATTAAGGCAGTATTCGAGGATAATTATGATCCTGTGGTGTTAAAATTGCAGTGTGGTACGGTGTTGAGAGCGGAGGGTGCAGCATCATCACAGCTGGTACTTCAAAGCAGATTTGTTCCTGCACCTAGAACTGAAGATCATGGAAGGGGTGATCCTCTGTCTTCCCATAGTAGTACCACTTCCAATGGTGGTAATGGTAATGGTGCAACCACTACTGCTGTAACGGGTACACTGGGCACAATAAGCCTAACAACACTTACCTACCTTCTTTATAAA tacacttccttaccttcttggATAAGGAGgaacacttccttctttggaaGGAACgcaggaaggaacaacaacagcagcagtaatagaagcagaaggaaaaaaagaagaacaagcaATCAAGACTTTGACGatttaacagaaacttcaacaataggaggTTCAACAATGGGTTCAACAACTGATGATTCTAACACattatattctgttccatatacTACTACACGGCCATCTACCAGAAGGGCGAGGAGTACAGAACaacggggaaggaagaatgtagctTATCACCCTACATAA